GCTAAACTCAATCGTTTCTTCCATAAAAATGAAAGCTCCTTTGGATTTTTCCAAGGAGCTTTTTGTGTGTTTTGCTTCATTTGCCTATCTTCTTCCTAAATTTTTTTAGACTTCTACTCTCTTCTTCTGTATAATGAAAACAGATTTATTCTTTCAGTAAGGAGAACGATTATGAAAAATAGAAAACTCATTTTCACTCTATTATCTTGTTCTTTCGTTTTAGGCGCATGCCAAACGACTACAGATACTAGTAAAGAAACAACAACTTCAGAAACGACTACCCTAGAAACAACGACAGCTTCTCAGACAACCACTGCTTCCAAGGAATCCAGCTTAACGTTGCACTCTTTCGATGAAGTTCTTCAAGCTTACGCAAAAGTCCTAGCAGGAGGAGAACCAGATGGAACGACAATCAATCGTTCCGCTCTTCAAGCCGTTCCAAAAGGCGACGTTGAACCAAAGTTTAAAGGAATTTCATATGCCTTTTCCGATTTGAATCAAGACGGAACTGATGAACTTCTGATTGCACTAAAAGATAGTCGCAATGGATACACTCTACTTGATATTTATTCGAACACTGGTGGATCGCTTGCAAAATTAACTAATGTTTCTAATCAAATGGAAGGTATTGGAAATGAACGCACAACTCTCACCCTTCGCGAAGACCGATCACTATTATTGAGCACTCAGATTAATCAAGAATTTATTTTATTTAAATTAAATAAAGAAGGGAAAGAGCTTGAAGAAGTCTCTAA
This Granulicatella adiacens ATCC 49175 DNA region includes the following protein-coding sequences:
- a CDS encoding DUF6287 domain-containing protein; protein product: MKNRKLIFTLLSCSFVLGACQTTTDTSKETTTSETTTLETTTASQTTTASKESSLTLHSFDEVLQAYAKVLAGGEPDGTTINRSALQAVPKGDVEPKFKGISYAFSDLNQDGTDELLIALKDSRNGYTLLDIYSNTGGSLAKLTNVSNQMEGIGNERTTLTLREDRSLLLSTQINQEFILFKLNKEGKELEEVSKTNNLEDVKKYPKEFNLQNLTWNTLTKNTASSKSTSTSMDLDAIQNGDYSSIAGIWKNGKGQTLTFDKNGLVSTTEKLGKPKMDRGYLTVAVNTNTSGYSIIFLPAGTKFTMVPKEDPSDQTVNRIWAGQGSSGDPREFFYKVE